A region of Deinococcus rubellus DNA encodes the following proteins:
- the glmS gene encoding glutamine--fructose-6-phosphate transaminase (isomerizing): MCGIVGYIGARQAQDVLVSGLSKLEYRGYDSAGVAIQSGGGIEVRKKAGKLANLAGELAAHPLSGTLGIGHTRWATHGLPNDTNAHPHATEDGKIVIIHNGIIENYLSLKAGLQSRGHVFKSETDSEVLAHLIEEKYGQVGSDLYEAVRLALGEVRGAYGIVVTHADHREIVAARTVSPLVLGVGEGELFLASDVPALLAYTRQVVFLHDGDMVVLGDDGFRITDLAGNALQRSIEQIDWDAEAAEKGGYDTYMLKEIYEQPTALTNTLIGRLNDDNGEVNLDINLDPASFKRISIIACGTAYYAGLVGEYLIEQLARIPVEVDVASEYRYREPIVSEETLAIVISQSGETIDTLEALREAKKYGAKTLGVINAKGSSMTRELDDTLYIHAGPEIGVASTKAYTSMVSAMLMLALWLARARGTLDETRARELLHAARELPRLVEEALAPARVENIKRVAEKYAHSRDYLFLGRGVNAPTALEGALKLKEISYIHAEGYAAGEMKHGPIALIDSDLPVVVVATESRLLEKTISNVQEVRARAGKVIALLSDGDTENAQHADDVIYVPRAHEMVSPVVNAVAMQLLAYFTATALGKDVDKPRNLAKSVTVE, translated from the coding sequence ATGTGCGGAATCGTAGGCTATATCGGAGCAAGACAGGCGCAGGACGTGCTGGTTTCAGGGCTGAGCAAGCTCGAATACCGGGGATATGACTCGGCGGGTGTGGCGATTCAGAGCGGCGGCGGCATCGAGGTGAGAAAAAAGGCCGGGAAGCTGGCGAATCTGGCGGGCGAACTCGCTGCCCATCCGCTCTCCGGCACGCTGGGCATCGGGCACACCCGCTGGGCCACCCACGGCCTGCCCAACGACACCAATGCCCACCCCCACGCCACCGAGGACGGCAAGATCGTCATCATCCACAACGGCATCATCGAGAACTACCTATCGCTCAAGGCAGGTTTGCAATCACGCGGGCACGTCTTCAAGTCAGAAACCGACAGCGAGGTGCTGGCCCACCTGATCGAAGAGAAGTACGGCCAGGTCGGCAGTGATCTCTACGAAGCGGTGCGGCTGGCGCTGGGCGAGGTGCGCGGCGCTTACGGCATCGTGGTGACGCACGCCGACCACCGCGAGATCGTGGCCGCCCGCACCGTCAGCCCGCTGGTGCTGGGCGTCGGCGAGGGCGAGCTGTTTCTGGCCTCCGACGTGCCTGCGCTGCTGGCCTACACCCGCCAGGTGGTCTTTCTCCATGACGGCGACATGGTGGTGCTGGGTGACGACGGCTTCCGGATCACCGATCTGGCCGGAAACGCCTTGCAGCGCAGCATTGAGCAGATCGACTGGGACGCCGAGGCCGCCGAGAAGGGCGGATACGACACCTACATGCTCAAAGAAATCTACGAGCAGCCCACCGCCCTGACCAACACCCTGATCGGCCGCCTGAACGACGACAACGGCGAGGTCAATCTGGACATCAACCTCGATCCCGCCAGCTTCAAGCGCATCAGCATCATCGCCTGCGGCACCGCCTACTACGCCGGGCTGGTCGGCGAGTACCTGATCGAGCAGCTTGCCCGCATTCCGGTGGAAGTGGACGTGGCCTCGGAATACCGCTACCGCGAGCCGATTGTCAGTGAGGAGACCCTGGCGATTGTCATCTCACAGTCGGGCGAGACGATCGATACGCTCGAAGCGCTGCGCGAGGCCAAGAAATACGGCGCGAAGACCCTGGGCGTCATCAACGCCAAAGGCAGCAGCATGACCCGCGAACTCGACGATACCCTCTACATTCATGCCGGGCCAGAAATCGGGGTGGCCAGCACCAAGGCCTACACCTCGATGGTCAGCGCCATGCTGATGCTGGCGCTGTGGCTGGCCCGCGCGCGTGGCACGCTGGACGAAACCAGGGCCAGGGAACTGCTGCACGCTGCCCGCGAGTTGCCCCGGCTGGTCGAGGAAGCCCTCGCGCCTGCGCGGGTCGAGAACATCAAACGGGTGGCCGAGAAGTATGCCCACTCGCGCGACTACCTGTTTCTGGGACGCGGGGTGAACGCGCCCACAGCGCTGGAAGGTGCCCTGAAGCTCAAGGAGATCAGCTACATCCACGCCGAGGGCTACGCGGCGGGCGAGATGAAGCACGGCCCGATCGCCCTGATCGACAGCGACCTGCCGGTGGTGGTGGTCGCCACCGAGAGCCGCCTCTTGGAGAAGACCATCAGTAACGTGCAGGAGGTGCGCGCCCGCGCCGGAAAGGTGATCGCCCTGCTGAGTGACGGCGACACCGAGAACGCCCAGCACGCCGACGACGTGATTTATGTGCCCAGGGCGCACGAGATGGTCAGCCCGGTGGTCAATGCGGTGGCGATGCAGCTGCTGGCCTACTTCACGGCGACGGCGCTCGGCAAGGACGTGGACAAGCCGAGGAACCTGGCAAAAAGCGTGACAGTCGAATAA
- the pckA gene encoding phosphoenolpyruvate carboxykinase (ATP) has protein sequence MTSTLPVTAAQIPASSRTKPSLLSGLSIHDATVYHNPGVPELYQHALRLGEGVITQGGPLAVITDKTGRSPKDRFIVEDDLTRSAVWWGGFNTPTTPEVFTHLLDKMGEYASNRELFVQDLYAGADPRYRLPVRFVQEMAYHSLFVRNMFVRPTPEEQADFEPAWTVLNLPGFKAQGEADGVRSETAILIDFTRQMILVAGTQYAGENKKAIFGVLNFLLPGVGVMPMHCSANVGQQGDVALFFGLSGTGKTTLSADPTRQLIGDDEHGWTGDGIFNFEGGCYAKVINLSARAEPEIFKTTHTFGTVLENVVVRPDHTLDLADASLTENTRSAYPIEQIANHLPGGVAGVPQHVIFLTADASGVLPPLSRLSAEQMMYHFISGFTAKIPGTEDGVKEPQPTFSACFGAPFMPRHPGEYARLLAEKVKSSGAKVWLVNTGWSGGPYGTGERISIGHTRALITAALSGSLDEGEFGREPFFGLEIPTAVEGVPPAVLNPRRTWADTAAYDAAARKLAGQFRQNFERFEIGVDPAVTASLPQHD, from the coding sequence ATGACCTCGACACTTCCCGTCACAGCCGCCCAAATACCCGCCTCTTCCCGCACCAAACCTTCGCTCCTCTCGGGGCTGAGCATTCACGACGCCACCGTTTACCACAATCCCGGCGTGCCGGAGCTGTATCAGCATGCCCTGCGGCTGGGCGAGGGCGTCATCACCCAGGGCGGGCCGCTGGCCGTCATCACCGACAAGACCGGGCGCAGTCCCAAGGACCGCTTCATCGTCGAGGACGACCTAACCCGCAGCGCGGTGTGGTGGGGCGGCTTCAACACGCCCACGACGCCGGAGGTGTTCACCCACCTGCTGGACAAGATGGGCGAGTACGCCTCAAACCGCGAGCTGTTCGTGCAGGACCTCTACGCCGGGGCCGATCCCCGCTACCGCCTGCCGGTGCGCTTCGTGCAGGAAATGGCCTACCACTCGCTGTTTGTTCGCAACATGTTCGTGCGGCCCACTCCCGAGGAACAAGCCGACTTCGAGCCAGCCTGGACGGTGCTCAACCTGCCGGGCTTCAAGGCCCAGGGCGAGGCTGACGGGGTCAGAAGCGAGACGGCCATTCTGATCGACTTCACGCGCCAGATGATTCTGGTGGCCGGAACCCAGTACGCAGGCGAGAACAAGAAGGCCATCTTCGGCGTGCTGAATTTCCTGCTGCCGGGCGTGGGCGTGATGCCGATGCATTGCTCAGCCAACGTGGGTCAGCAGGGCGACGTGGCCCTCTTCTTCGGGCTGTCGGGCACCGGCAAGACCACCCTTAGCGCCGATCCCACGAGGCAGCTGATCGGCGACGACGAGCACGGCTGGACGGGTGACGGGATCTTCAACTTCGAGGGCGGCTGCTACGCCAAGGTCATCAATCTGTCGGCCAGGGCCGAGCCGGAGATCTTCAAAACCACCCACACCTTCGGCACGGTGCTGGAAAACGTGGTGGTCCGGCCCGACCACACGCTCGACCTGGCCGACGCCTCGCTGACCGAGAACACCCGCAGCGCCTACCCCATCGAGCAGATCGCCAACCACCTGCCCGGCGGGGTCGCCGGAGTGCCCCAGCACGTCATCTTCCTGACCGCCGACGCCTCCGGCGTGCTGCCGCCCCTGTCGCGCCTGAGTGCCGAGCAGATGATGTACCACTTCATCTCGGGCTTCACCGCCAAGATTCCCGGCACCGAGGACGGCGTCAAAGAGCCGCAGCCGACCTTCTCGGCCTGCTTCGGCGCACCCTTCATGCCGCGCCACCCCGGTGAGTACGCCCGCTTGCTGGCCGAGAAAGTAAAGAGCAGCGGCGCGAAGGTCTGGCTGGTCAACACCGGCTGGAGCGGCGGCCCCTACGGCACCGGAGAGCGCATCAGCATTGGGCACACCCGCGCCCTGATCACGGCGGCGCTGAGCGGTTCGCTGGATGAGGGCGAGTTCGGGCGCGAGCCGTTCTTCGGCCTGGAGATTCCCACAGCAGTCGAGGGCGTGCCCCCCGCCGTGCTGAACCCGCGCCGGACCTGGGCCGACACCGCTGCCTACGACGCGGCGGCCAGAAAATTGGCCGGACAGTTTCGCCAGAACTTCGAGCGCTTCGAAATCGGTGTGGATCCAGCGGTGACGGCCAGCCTGCCGCAGCACGACTGA
- the glgX gene encoding glycogen debranching protein GlgX — MQTRPGTPHPLGATWDGHGTNFALYSEHASGVELCLFDAEGTETRLPVTEQTAFVWHAYVPGVQPGQRYGYRVDGEYAPERGLRFDPHVVLLDPYAKAVEGTEQFDKGVFAYVPGDEDNTMQTEDQRGAPLGLVVDPGFDWQGDQPPNVPFHQSVIYEAHVRGLTMTHPDVPEELRGTYAGIANPPTLKYLKELGITAVELMPVHLHVDDPFLLDKGLDNYWGYSTLSFFAPEVRYSAAARQNDPQGVIAEFKGMVKALHKEGIEVILDVVYNHTAEGNHLGPTMSFKGIDNPTYYRLVTGDERHYFDYTGTGNSLNVRHPQTLQLIMDSLRYWITEMHIDGFRFDLASTLARGLHEVDQLSSFFTIIHQDPIISQVKLIAEPWDVGEGGYQVGNFPVNWAEWNGIYRDDMRAFWQGAGGLASEIGYRLTGSSDLYQSDGRKPYASINFMTAHDGFTLRDTVSYNDKHNDANQEGNNDGHNDNKSWNCGAEGPTDDPEIEALRSRQQRNMLATLVLSQGTPMILGGDEIGRTQQGNNNAYCQDNEISWYDWDNVDGPLLAFTQKLLKLRREHPALHRRKFFSGRTIRGEDVRDIVWLRFDGQEMTDSDWQSAETQSLGVFLDGDGLNDVDAMGQPVRDDHLLLMLSSTYIDLPFTLPELGGCGEWELLLDTYDDGAEERVAAGGETTLHARSVKLYRCARSETAPA; from the coding sequence ATGCAAACCAGACCCGGCACGCCGCACCCACTCGGCGCAACCTGGGACGGACACGGCACCAATTTCGCCCTCTACAGCGAGCACGCTTCCGGCGTCGAGCTGTGCCTCTTTGACGCCGAGGGTACCGAGACCCGTCTGCCGGTCACCGAGCAGACCGCCTTCGTGTGGCACGCTTACGTGCCGGGCGTGCAGCCGGGCCAGCGTTACGGCTACCGCGTTGACGGCGAGTACGCCCCCGAGCGCGGCCTGCGTTTCGACCCGCACGTGGTCTTGCTCGATCCGTATGCCAAGGCGGTGGAGGGCACCGAGCAGTTTGACAAGGGCGTGTTTGCCTACGTACCGGGCGACGAAGACAACACCATGCAGACCGAAGACCAGCGCGGCGCGCCGCTGGGCCTGGTGGTTGACCCCGGCTTCGACTGGCAGGGCGACCAGCCGCCCAACGTGCCGTTTCACCAGTCGGTGATCTACGAGGCCCACGTGCGCGGCCTGACCATGACCCACCCGGACGTGCCCGAGGAGCTGCGCGGCACCTACGCGGGCATCGCCAATCCGCCGACGCTGAAGTACCTCAAGGAACTCGGCATCACTGCCGTCGAGCTGATGCCGGTGCACCTGCACGTGGACGATCCCTTTTTGCTCGACAAGGGCCTGGACAATTACTGGGGCTACTCCACGCTGAGCTTCTTCGCGCCGGAAGTGCGCTACTCCGCCGCTGCCCGCCAGAATGACCCGCAGGGCGTCATCGCCGAGTTCAAGGGCATGGTCAAGGCGCTGCACAAAGAAGGCATAGAAGTGATTCTGGACGTGGTGTACAACCACACCGCCGAGGGCAACCACCTGGGGCCGACCATGAGCTTCAAGGGCATTGACAACCCCACCTATTACCGTCTGGTGACCGGCGACGAGCGCCACTATTTCGATTACACCGGCACCGGCAACAGCCTCAACGTGCGCCATCCCCAGACACTGCAACTGATCATGGACTCGCTGCGCTACTGGATCACCGAGATGCATATCGACGGCTTCCGGTTTGACCTGGCGTCCACGCTGGCACGCGGGCTGCACGAGGTCGATCAGCTGTCCAGCTTCTTCACCATCATTCACCAGGACCCGATCATCAGCCAGGTCAAACTGATCGCCGAGCCCTGGGACGTGGGCGAGGGCGGCTACCAGGTCGGCAACTTCCCGGTCAACTGGGCCGAGTGGAACGGCATCTACCGCGACGACATGCGGGCCTTCTGGCAGGGCGCGGGCGGGCTGGCCTCGGAAATCGGCTACCGCCTGACCGGCAGCAGCGACCTCTACCAGAGTGACGGACGCAAGCCGTATGCCTCAATCAACTTCATGACCGCCCACGACGGCTTTACCCTGCGGGACACGGTGAGCTACAACGACAAGCACAACGACGCCAATCAGGAAGGCAACAACGACGGTCATAACGACAACAAATCCTGGAACTGCGGCGCGGAAGGCCCCACCGACGACCCCGAGATTGAAGCCCTGCGCTCGCGGCAGCAGCGCAACATGCTGGCGACCCTGGTGCTGTCTCAGGGCACCCCGATGATCCTGGGCGGCGACGAGATCGGGCGCACCCAGCAGGGCAACAATAATGCCTATTGTCAGGACAACGAGATCAGCTGGTACGACTGGGACAACGTGGACGGGCCTTTGCTGGCCTTCACGCAAAAATTGCTCAAGCTGCGGCGCGAGCACCCGGCGCTGCACCGCCGCAAGTTCTTCTCGGGCCGTACCATTCGCGGTGAGGACGTGCGCGACATCGTCTGGCTGCGCTTCGACGGCCAGGAGATGACTGACAGCGACTGGCAGAGTGCCGAGACCCAGAGCCTGGGCGTGTTTCTGGACGGCGACGGCCTCAACGATGTGGACGCCATGGGACAGCCGGTCCGCGACGACCACCTGCTGCTGATGCTGAGCAGCACCTACATCGATCTGCCGTTCACCCTGCCGGAACTTGGCGGCTGCGGCGAGTGGGAACTGCTGCTCGACACCTACGACGACGGGGCCGAGGAGCGCGTCGCGGCAGGCGGCGAGACCACCCTACACGCCCGCAGCGTCAAGCTCTACCGCTGTGCGCGCAGCGAAACCGCGCCCGCATGA
- a CDS encoding GNAT family N-acetyltransferase: MLRPCTSPDRPSCLNLLDRNLPHFFVEHERADFAAFLDRVDRLGTGSEPYFVLEREGEVVACGGVGPEAFPALACLSWGMVRGDLHGAGLGSEPTRSWLDWLRRHWPAVTHAKIETSHHTEGFYACFGFEVAERTLDGYGPGLDRVRMVARL; encoded by the coding sequence ATGTTGCGTCCCTGCACGTCCCCAGACCGCCCCTCCTGCCTGAACCTGTTGGACCGCAACCTCCCACACTTCTTCGTCGAACACGAGCGGGCCGACTTCGCCGCCTTTCTGGACAGGGTCGACAGGCTGGGGACCGGGTCGGAACCGTATTTCGTACTGGAGCGTGAAGGGGAGGTCGTGGCCTGCGGTGGTGTCGGCCCTGAGGCGTTTCCTGCGCTGGCTTGCCTGAGCTGGGGCATGGTGCGCGGCGACCTGCACGGTGCTGGCCTGGGCAGCGAACCCACCCGCTCGTGGCTGGACTGGCTGCGCCGCCACTGGCCCGCCGTGACGCACGCCAAGATCGAAACCAGCCACCATACCGAGGGCTTTTATGCCTGCTTCGGTTTTGAGGTCGCCGAGCGCACGCTGGACGGTTACGGGCCGGGCCTGGACAGGGTGCGGATGGTGGCGCGACTTTGA
- the treZ gene encoding malto-oligosyltrehalose trehalohydrolase — protein MSHPDSAQAAPTIFSIPHPTHMPVSPGERLGAQVLPGGTGTRFRVWSTEARTVAVRIGGQDYPLECSEDPEHDCIHQTVLPFGPGTRYQFVLDGVPTPDPYARFLPDGVHGEAEVIDFSAHGWTDINWAGIPLGECVFYELHIGTFTPQGTYRAAQEKLPELKALGITAVELMPLAAYAGEYGWGYDGVALYAPHAPYGRPEDLKAFVNAAHELGLAVFLDVVYNHFGPDGNYLKSYSPRYFTDKFQSAWGDGLDYGERHMRRLITENARMWLREYHFDGLRLDATQSMPDDSEIHILQELASEVHELGGNHLMLAEDYRNLPMLVTDYHLDGIWVDDFHHEVRVTLTGDQDGYYMAFAGGAAALANVINRGWTYEGQTWPMEDHALPGNLRGQRADALESPSFVYFIQNHDQIGNRAQGDRMTDVQRVSSAAFRGASTLLLALPTTPLIFQGQEWAASTPFPFFSNHHGELGAMVSEGRKKEFGHFEGFTGEVLDPQARATFERAKLDWAERQQGEHAQTLKLYQDLLSLRRTDPVLSGRTRQVLAAGHLEDVLWVRWKTETGERALLWNTGKAEADLAHLGLPFELPSRLVFHSESSRTPTLGAGEAALLGDG, from the coding sequence ATGTCCCACCCCGATTCTGCCCAGGCAGCTCCCACCATTTTCTCCATCCCGCACCCCACCCACATGCCCGTCTCGCCCGGCGAGCGGCTCGGCGCGCAGGTGCTGCCCGGCGGTACGGGTACCCGCTTCCGGGTCTGGTCCACCGAGGCCCGGACCGTCGCCGTCCGCATCGGCGGCCAGGACTACCCGCTGGAATGCAGCGAGGACCCCGAACACGACTGCATTCACCAGACTGTGCTGCCCTTCGGCCCCGGTACCCGCTACCAGTTCGTGCTGGACGGCGTGCCCACCCCCGATCCCTACGCCCGCTTCCTGCCGGACGGCGTTCACGGCGAGGCCGAGGTCATCGACTTCAGTGCCCACGGCTGGACGGATATCAACTGGGCCGGCATTCCGCTGGGCGAGTGCGTGTTTTACGAACTGCACATCGGCACCTTCACGCCCCAGGGCACCTACCGGGCCGCTCAGGAGAAGTTGCCGGAGTTGAAGGCCTTGGGCATCACCGCCGTCGAACTGATGCCGCTGGCCGCCTACGCAGGTGAGTACGGCTGGGGCTACGACGGGGTAGCCTTATACGCGCCGCACGCGCCGTATGGCCGCCCGGAAGACCTCAAGGCGTTCGTGAACGCGGCCCATGAGCTGGGGCTGGCCGTCTTTCTGGACGTGGTCTACAACCATTTCGGCCCCGACGGCAATTACCTCAAGAGTTACAGCCCGCGCTACTTCACCGACAAGTTTCAGAGTGCCTGGGGTGACGGCCTCGATTACGGCGAGCGCCACATGCGGCGGCTGATCACCGAGAACGCCCGGATGTGGCTGCGCGAGTACCACTTCGACGGCCTGCGGCTCGACGCCACCCAGAGCATGCCCGACGACTCCGAGATTCACATTCTGCAAGAACTCGCCTCGGAGGTTCACGAACTCGGCGGCAATCACCTGATGCTGGCCGAGGACTACCGCAACCTGCCGATGCTGGTGACCGACTACCACCTCGACGGTATCTGGGTGGACGACTTCCACCACGAGGTGCGGGTGACGCTGACCGGCGACCAGGACGGCTACTACATGGCGTTTGCGGGCGGGGCGGCGGCGCTCGCCAACGTCATCAATCGGGGCTGGACCTATGAGGGTCAGACCTGGCCGATGGAAGACCACGCCTTGCCCGGCAACCTGCGCGGCCAGCGTGCCGACGCCCTGGAATCGCCCAGTTTCGTCTATTTCATTCAGAACCACGACCAGATCGGCAACCGCGCCCAGGGCGACCGGATGACCGACGTGCAGCGTGTCTCATCCGCCGCTTTCCGGGGAGCCAGCACCTTGCTGCTCGCGCTGCCGACGACGCCGCTGATCTTCCAGGGCCAGGAATGGGCCGCCAGCACGCCGTTTCCTTTCTTTTCGAACCACCACGGCGAACTCGGCGCAATGGTCAGCGAGGGCCGCAAGAAGGAGTTCGGACATTTCGAGGGCTTTACCGGTGAAGTGCTCGACCCGCAGGCCCGCGCCACCTTCGAGCGGGCCAAGCTCGACTGGGCCGAGCGGCAGCAGGGCGAACACGCCCAGACCCTCAAGCTGTATCAGGACCTGCTCTCTCTTCGCCGCACCGACCCGGTGCTGAGTGGGCGTACCCGGCAGGTTCTGGCGGCGGGGCACCTTGAAGACGTGCTGTGGGTGCGCTGGAAGACCGAAACAGGCGAGCGGGCGCTGCTGTGGAACACCGGCAAGGCAGAAGCTGATCTCGCGCACCTCGGGTTGCCCTTCGAGTTACCCTCCAGGCTGGTCTTTCACAGTGAGAGTAGCCGCACACCCACGCTGGGAGCTGGTGAAGCCGCCTTGCTGGGCGACGGATGA
- a CDS encoding FmdB family zinc ribbon protein: protein MPTYVYRNLATQEIFEVKQSMKDAALTQHPETGEPVKRLVSAPAIVFKGSGFYANDSRAQSQKKSSAPADREGSGPGPETAAASSAEASSPAASTDTAKTDTAKADAPKAAPSPAPAKSSAPAATGSSSSGGSSSGGQSQ, encoded by the coding sequence ATGCCCACCTATGTGTACCGCAACCTGGCCACCCAGGAAATTTTTGAAGTCAAGCAGAGCATGAAAGACGCGGCCCTCACCCAGCATCCGGAAACTGGCGAGCCGGTCAAGCGGCTGGTGTCGGCTCCGGCGATCGTCTTCAAGGGCAGCGGCTTTTATGCCAACGATTCCCGCGCGCAGAGTCAGAAGAAGTCGTCGGCTCCGGCAGACAGAGAGGGGTCTGGGCCGGGGCCGGAGACGGCTGCAGCCAGCAGCGCCGAGGCGTCCAGCCCGGCAGCCAGCACCGACACGGCCAAAACAGATACTGCCAAAGCCGACGCTCCCAAAGCCGCGCCCAGCCCGGCCCCGGCCAAGAGCAGCGCGCCCGCCGCGACGGGTTCTTCCAGCAGCGGCGGCTCTTCCAGCGGCGGTCAGAGCCAGTGA
- a CDS encoding S1C family serine protease: MNWQRGLGLGVLLSAALACAYLTGTVTAQRPLVTSDEINTVEVTRAALAATVRVDVRIRADALQQGESPNDTGSGFFYKSNLIVTNYHVVQNQESLSVTLNDGRSVPAKVVGIDPGIDIAVLRVTGVSAPKLLSFGDSSRLVPGQKTIAIGSPIKFQGFISTGVYSTSNADIPRDDGFGGEVGEYILTTAMIQGGNSGGPVLDSRGAVIGVADANAAPSQLVPGIIGVVIPANIVKQSLTDLETVGVSQRGTLGVTFQDLANLDPALRQLAGLSSSNGALVNDVPAGSAGARSGLRGSLKNNEGQLLAPLGDVIVAVDGVRVKSSYDVVRRVATKRPGQTVTLTVWRNKKEVPVKVTLLKRTLVQ, from the coding sequence GTGAACTGGCAGCGCGGGCTGGGACTGGGCGTGCTGCTGAGCGCGGCGCTGGCCTGCGCTTATCTCACCGGCACAGTCACGGCGCAGCGCCCACTGGTCACCTCCGACGAGATCAACACCGTCGAGGTGACGCGTGCGGCCCTGGCCGCCACCGTGCGGGTGGACGTGCGAATCCGTGCCGACGCTCTCCAGCAGGGCGAGAGTCCCAACGACACCGGCAGCGGATTCTTCTACAAATCCAACCTGATCGTCACCAATTACCATGTGGTGCAAAATCAGGAAAGCCTCAGCGTGACGCTCAACGACGGGCGCAGTGTTCCGGCCAAGGTGGTGGGCATCGATCCCGGCATCGACATCGCGGTGCTGCGGGTCACAGGCGTCAGCGCGCCCAAGCTGCTGAGTTTTGGAGACAGCAGCCGCCTGGTGCCGGGTCAGAAGACCATCGCCATCGGCTCGCCGATCAAGTTTCAGGGCTTCATCTCGACGGGGGTGTACTCGACCTCCAACGCCGACATTCCCCGCGACGACGGTTTCGGCGGTGAGGTCGGCGAGTACATCCTGACCACCGCCATGATCCAGGGCGGCAACTCCGGCGGCCCGGTGCTCGATTCGCGCGGCGCGGTGATCGGCGTGGCTGACGCCAATGCGGCCCCCAGCCAGCTGGTGCCGGGCATCATCGGTGTGGTGATTCCGGCCAACATCGTCAAGCAGTCGCTGACCGACCTGGAAACGGTGGGGGTGTCTCAGCGCGGCACGCTGGGCGTGACCTTTCAGGACCTCGCCAACCTCGACCCGGCGCTGCGCCAACTGGCGGGCCTGAGCAGCAGCAACGGCGCGCTGGTCAACGATGTCCCGGCGGGGTCGGCGGGGGCGCGCTCGGGTCTGCGCGGCAGCCTGAAAAACAATGAGGGCCAGCTGCTCGCGCCGCTCGGCGACGTGATCGTGGCGGTGGACGGCGTGCGGGTGAAGAGTTCTTACGACGTGGTGCGCCGGGTGGCCACCAAGCGCCCTGGCCAGACGGTGACGCTGACGGTGTGGCGCAACAAGAAGGAAGTGCCGGTCAAGGTGACGCTGCTCAAGCGCACGCTGGTGCAGTAA